Proteins encoded in a region of the Synechococcus sp. BIOS-U3-1 genome:
- a CDS encoding PhzF family phenazine biosynthesis protein has protein sequence MRGPIPIEQVAAFAEGPFQGNPAAVCPLQTWLPDRLLQAIAAENNLSETAFYVGNGGRYTLRWFTPTCEVDLCGHATLAAGHVVFQQEPELEIVKFSSRSGPLTVQRNGQQLTLNFPAQPAKPCAIPRELNQILGTNAVACLGAVDLMVVVAHEREVQAMKPDSAAVAALPGRGLIVTAPGDNVDFVSRFFAPSCGIEEDPVTGSAHCTLTPYWSARLKRTNLVARQLSARGGLLHCALAHDRVLISGRVIPYLSGFLHLSPDQLD, from the coding sequence ATGAGAGGGCCGATCCCAATCGAACAGGTCGCCGCCTTTGCTGAAGGTCCGTTTCAGGGCAACCCTGCCGCTGTCTGCCCGTTGCAGACCTGGCTACCAGATCGACTGTTGCAGGCGATCGCTGCTGAGAACAATCTCTCCGAAACAGCTTTTTATGTCGGCAATGGAGGTCGCTACACCCTTCGCTGGTTCACTCCCACCTGCGAGGTTGATCTTTGTGGCCACGCCACATTGGCGGCCGGCCATGTCGTGTTTCAACAAGAACCAGAGCTCGAGATTGTCAAATTCAGCTCCAGGAGCGGACCACTGACGGTTCAACGCAATGGGCAACAACTCACTCTTAACTTCCCGGCGCAGCCAGCGAAACCCTGCGCCATCCCAAGAGAACTCAACCAAATACTCGGCACCAACGCGGTCGCCTGCTTAGGGGCGGTAGATCTAATGGTGGTGGTCGCGCATGAGCGCGAGGTTCAGGCTATGAAGCCTGATTCAGCAGCTGTCGCCGCCCTGCCTGGCAGGGGCCTGATCGTCACGGCACCCGGGGACAACGTGGATTTCGTCAGCCGGTTCTTCGCACCGTCATGCGGCATCGAGGAAGATCCAGTGACTGGGTCTGCACATTGCACGCTGACGCCTTACTGGTCTGCACGACTCAAGCGCACAAACCTGGTCGCCCGTCAACTTTCGGCTCGAGGGGGACTGCTGCACTGTGCTTTGGCCCATGACAGGGTGTTAATCAGCGGCCGTGTGATTCCCTATCTCAGTGGGTTTTTACATCTCTCTCCTGATCAACTGGACTAA
- a CDS encoding J domain-containing protein, which translates to MGFDPRQWSPSSSTRDDRNRQNHAERVTSNVEALLRENDALRREVQRLHQQLDRLHRQQWQRPQRDADRDWNRQQPSTLVNSAQVQRWGDSLAMQPGWSVLRQHGLEQLIDQLNRSSFHYQLSLSQRLDRVVSGLGTDLFAAVGGKSTKKTAAVLAAFALYGVRASEWLDEDPRRVVAELRQRHQQGQDHRQTGSSGRRTRSDQRATDREPTGQGQRGSDAARSSALSILGLQANASQDEIKQAFRKLVKQHHPDLGGSADAFRRVKDAYQLLMD; encoded by the coding sequence ATGGGCTTTGATCCGCGCCAGTGGTCGCCGTCATCGTCAACCCGTGACGATCGCAACCGGCAGAACCACGCTGAACGTGTCACCAGCAATGTGGAAGCTTTGCTGCGGGAAAACGACGCTCTGCGTAGGGAGGTGCAGCGATTGCATCAGCAGCTTGATCGTTTGCACCGGCAGCAGTGGCAGCGACCTCAGCGTGATGCGGACCGTGATTGGAACAGGCAACAGCCATCGACTCTGGTGAACTCTGCGCAGGTGCAGCGCTGGGGAGATTCTCTGGCGATGCAGCCGGGTTGGAGTGTGTTGCGCCAGCACGGCCTTGAGCAGCTGATCGACCAGCTCAATCGCAGCAGCTTTCACTATCAGCTCAGCTTGAGTCAGAGGCTCGACCGGGTGGTCAGTGGTCTTGGCACTGATCTGTTTGCTGCCGTGGGGGGCAAGTCCACGAAGAAAACCGCGGCGGTGCTGGCCGCGTTTGCGCTCTATGGGGTGCGGGCCAGTGAATGGCTTGATGAGGATCCACGCAGGGTGGTGGCGGAACTGCGCCAACGCCATCAGCAAGGCCAAGATCATCGCCAGACCGGCAGCAGCGGTCGGCGGACCCGAAGCGATCAACGGGCGACGGATCGAGAGCCAACGGGACAGGGTCAGAGAGGATCGGACGCTGCGCGTTCCTCAGCCCTGTCAATCCTGGGGTTGCAGGCGAACGCGTCCCAGGATGAAATCAAGCAGGCATTCCGGAAGCTGGTCAAGCAGCATCATCCCGACCTGGGTGGATCGGCGGATGCCTTCCGCCGTGTCAAGGACGCCTATCAGTTGCTAATGGACTGA
- a CDS encoding SDR family oxidoreductase, with protein sequence MAAYLVTGANRGIGLAYCQQLHNRGDNVIAVCRQSSDELDELGVRVESGIELTSPDSIAALANGLAGQQLDTVILNAGMLQSMGLSDLDPDGIRQQFEVNALAPLLLTRALIPLMPEGAKLVLMTSRMGSIEDNSSGGSYGYRMSKVALNIAGKSLAVDLQSRGIAVAILHPGLVKTRMVRFNPNGISPEDSVKGLIARIDELTLQNSGSFWHANGTVLPW encoded by the coding sequence TTGGCGGCTTATCTCGTGACCGGCGCAAATAGGGGAATCGGTCTTGCGTATTGCCAACAGCTCCACAACCGTGGAGACAACGTGATTGCGGTCTGCCGTCAGTCAAGCGATGAACTGGATGAGCTTGGTGTGAGGGTTGAATCAGGAATTGAACTCACCAGCCCAGACTCAATCGCAGCGCTGGCCAATGGACTGGCCGGCCAACAACTAGACACCGTGATTCTCAATGCAGGGATGCTGCAGTCGATGGGGTTGAGCGACCTCGACCCCGATGGCATCCGCCAGCAGTTTGAAGTGAATGCGCTGGCTCCTCTTTTACTTACCAGAGCTCTCATCCCGCTGATGCCTGAGGGGGCAAAACTGGTGCTGATGACCAGCCGTATGGGTTCTATCGAAGACAACAGCTCAGGGGGGTCTTACGGCTACAGGATGTCGAAAGTGGCGCTGAACATCGCAGGAAAATCACTCGCTGTCGACCTGCAGAGTCGAGGCATTGCCGTGGCGATTCTTCATCCTGGCCTCGTTAAAACTCGGATGGTCAGATTCAATCCTAACGGCATCAGCCCAGAGGACTCTGTCAAAGGACTGATCGCACGAATTGACGAACTGACTCTTCAGAACAGTGGCAGCTTCTGGCATGCCAACGGCACAGTGCTGCCCTGGTAG
- a CDS encoding high light inducible protein, with amino-acid sequence MDNAKFGFSAFAEQWNGRLAMMGFVIGLGTELLTGQGILSQVGLG; translated from the coding sequence ATGGACAACGCAAAATTCGGTTTCTCTGCTTTCGCTGAGCAGTGGAACGGTCGCCTCGCAATGATGGGCTTCGTGATCGGACTCGGCACCGAGCTTCTGACTGGTCAAGGAATCCTCTCTCAGGTAGGCCTCGGTTGA
- a CDS encoding DUF3104 domain-containing protein → MVSSSDTLTPGTIRPGPSKRSWAGPPIWGYYRRPSFVGMSVDHGVYNSPESERPLFLDVATGMTVIVKHDLQTGEKAEKDWWMGQVIHCGGAARDPNIHNLFQIADVDSGVIRWVNADLVMHILPREPGQ, encoded by the coding sequence ATGGTCAGCAGCAGTGACACCCTTACTCCGGGCACCATCCGGCCTGGTCCTTCTAAAAGGAGCTGGGCAGGCCCTCCCATTTGGGGCTACTACAGGCGTCCTAGTTTTGTGGGCATGTCGGTTGATCACGGGGTTTACAACTCGCCCGAGTCAGAGAGGCCGTTGTTCCTGGACGTGGCCACAGGGATGACGGTCATCGTCAAACACGACCTTCAGACCGGAGAGAAGGCCGAGAAGGATTGGTGGATGGGGCAGGTGATCCACTGCGGTGGAGCTGCACGAGACCCGAACATCCACAACCTGTTCCAGATCGCCGATGTGGATTCAGGCGTGATCCGCTGGGTCAACGCTGATCTGGTGATGCACATTTTGCCGAGGGAGCCAGGGCAATAA
- a CDS encoding site-specific integrase: MPRPATKPRLINGKYWAVKTVKGVKLSKCLGTNKAQAQRDWPAAYASLGAERTRRYDPMELIKIVTPDGDEMRRAMDIFPASELTYDPLANAEQPTADAWEQALEITRRRALRRQHKQLSSSWEAQIRMVRPYLPRGVSPEKMQPQHIRQMMLAMEGDGQSDSTISTRMATLSGVFTSLIKSGLHPDLLNPCSRVDYVSRVQRSHLTATEDHYRQMLSSDIKNDPLLLRIVFLGVRVGEAIHGRVEGDTFVIEPIDGWSPKNKSSIRTIPIPAFLRNSIVDCNADAFGNVFRKAREDEQLVPHSFRHGFVQLARQLHCNPLVIEAVLGHRLPTAMMEVYGSGYAVGTMREEMQKIWQRLDKMLVKT, from the coding sequence ATGCCACGCCCTGCAACAAAGCCACGCCTGATCAATGGGAAGTATTGGGCTGTCAAGACGGTCAAGGGCGTGAAGCTAAGCAAGTGCCTAGGAACCAACAAGGCACAAGCGCAACGTGATTGGCCTGCTGCCTATGCATCGTTAGGCGCTGAACGCACAAGGCGTTACGACCCAATGGAGCTGATCAAGATCGTCACTCCAGATGGTGATGAGATGCGGCGGGCCATGGATATCTTCCCTGCATCTGAGTTGACCTATGACCCGCTTGCCAATGCAGAGCAACCAACAGCTGATGCTTGGGAACAGGCGCTTGAGATCACTCGAAGACGTGCCCTAAGACGACAGCACAAGCAGCTGAGTAGCAGCTGGGAAGCACAGATCAGGATGGTCAGGCCATACCTGCCAAGAGGTGTCTCACCTGAAAAGATGCAGCCGCAGCACATCAGGCAGATGATGTTGGCAATGGAAGGTGATGGTCAAAGTGACAGCACCATCAGCACACGCATGGCAACGCTGTCTGGTGTGTTCACTTCATTGATCAAGTCGGGTCTTCACCCAGACCTGTTGAACCCATGCTCAAGGGTTGACTATGTGTCGCGGGTGCAGCGGTCACACCTGACAGCAACTGAGGACCACTACCGACAGATGCTCAGCTCAGACATCAAGAATGATCCATTGCTGTTAAGGATTGTCTTCCTTGGTGTCCGTGTTGGTGAAGCCATCCACGGGAGGGTTGAAGGGGATACTTTTGTGATTGAACCTATTGATGGTTGGTCTCCGAAGAACAAATCATCAATCAGAACTATCCCAATCCCTGCATTTCTACGTAACTCAATAGTGGATTGTAATGCCGATGCATTTGGGAATGTATTTAGAAAGGCAAGAGAGGATGAGCAACTAGTACCGCATTCATTTAGGCATGGGTTTGTTCAGCTAGCAAGACAGCTACACTGCAACCCATTAGTGATTGAAGCAGTGTTAGGCCATCGCCTACCTACCGCCATGATGGAAGTGTATGGATCAGGCTATGCGGTGGGTACAATGAGAGAGGAAATGCAAAAGATATGGCAGCGCCTGGACAAGATGCTTGTGAAAACCTGA